From the Lathyrus oleraceus cultivar Zhongwan6 chromosome 4, CAAS_Psat_ZW6_1.0, whole genome shotgun sequence genome, one window contains:
- the LOC127074086 gene encoding ethylene-responsive transcription factor ERF026: MSSSSSSKRHPTYHGIRSRGGKWVTEIREPRKTNRIWLGTFPTPEMAAAAYDVAAMALKGRDAVLNFPDRASMYPVPASNSADDIRNAAIAAAEFMNAESTNGAGFEVNPSYQTDQFLDEEAIFSMPSLMVAMAEGMMLSPPRMNPPPSDYSHDQYYTMGQSLWNHF, translated from the coding sequence atgtcttcttcttcttcttccaaaaGACACCCAACATACCACGGAATTCGAAGCCGGGGAGGAAAATGGGTGACTGAAATCCGCGAGCCTCGCAAAACCAACCGCATATGGCTAGGCACATTCCCCACCCCTGAGATGGCAGCCGCAGCATATGATGTTGCGGCTATGGCTCTCAAAGGTCGGGACGCAGTGCTAAACTTTCCCGACAGGGCTAGCATGTATCCGGTCCCGGCTTCCAATTCTGCCGATGACATACGTAACGCTGCCATTGCTGCAGCTGAATTCATGAACGCTGAATCCACCAATGGTGCTGGTTTTGAAGTTAATCCTTCGTATCAAACCGATCAGTTTCTTGATGAAGAAGCTATATTCTCTATGCCAAGTTTGATGGTAGCAATGGCGGAGGGAATGATGCTTTCACCTCCCAGAATGAATCCACCACCCTCTGATTACTCACATGATCAATATTACACTATGGGACAAAGTTTGTGGAACCATTTTTGA